The following are encoded in a window of Candidatus Moraniibacteriota bacterium genomic DNA:
- a CDS encoding type II secretion system F family protein gives MKKFTYEAKHNETGESLSGIMEMESRETLAHNLRAQGYILTFVQEEKKGTSPVVFFKRMFSSVPLKEKMVFARNLSIMIESGLPLVQAIDGLKEQTKNKTFQHVLNEVKDSIHGGNSFGDALSKHPEVFDDLFVNMVRVGELGGDLDHVLTIVATQLEKEHSLKSKVRGAMIYPSVILFAMLIVAVLMLTYILPQILGVFKDMDVELPMMTTMIMDLSEIFQHHSALIGFGFLIFIILFRLFLKTASGKRALSWLTLHLPVVRTITIKVNCSRFARIYSSLLRSGVGVVEALGIIAQTLSNVYYKDAILEGREQIQRGLELSKIIEKNEAIFPVLVRQMFQVGEQTGKSEEVLLKLAGFYEEEVDQITKNLSSVIEPLLMLVIGSAVGFFAVAMLQPMYSVMNSI, from the coding sequence ATGAAAAAATTTACCTACGAAGCGAAACATAATGAAACCGGAGAATCTCTTTCCGGAATTATGGAAATGGAAAGTCGGGAAACTCTAGCACATAATCTCAGAGCTCAGGGATATATTCTTACTTTCGTCCAAGAAGAGAAAAAAGGCACTTCTCCCGTAGTTTTTTTTAAGAGAATGTTTTCATCAGTACCTTTGAAAGAAAAAATGGTATTTGCAAGAAATTTGAGTATCATGATTGAATCCGGACTTCCTTTGGTGCAGGCAATTGATGGATTAAAAGAGCAAACAAAGAATAAAACATTTCAACATGTTTTGAATGAGGTAAAAGATTCAATACATGGAGGAAATTCTTTTGGAGATGCTCTTTCGAAGCACCCTGAAGTCTTTGATGATCTTTTTGTTAATATGGTCCGGGTAGGGGAACTTGGGGGTGATCTTGATCATGTTCTTACTATTGTGGCAACGCAGTTAGAAAAAGAACATTCCCTTAAAAGTAAAGTTCGGGGAGCAATGATTTATCCTTCAGTTATACTTTTTGCCATGCTTATTGTGGCAGTTCTTATGTTAACATATATTTTGCCTCAAATACTTGGAGTATTTAAAGATATGGATGTGGAATTGCCGATGATGACAACTATGATTATGGATTTGAGTGAAATTTTTCAGCATCATTCTGCTTTGATAGGATTTGGATTTTTAATTTTTATTATTCTTTTCCGTTTGTTTCTGAAAACAGCCTCGGGAAAAAGAGCTCTTTCTTGGCTAACTCTTCATCTCCCCGTTGTGAGAACTATTACAATAAAAGTGAATTGTTCTCGTTTTGCACGTATTTACAGTTCATTACTTAGAAGTGGCGTGGGCGTTGTGGAGGCGCTGGGTATTATCGCTCAAACGTTGAGTAATGTTTATTATAAAGACGCTATTTTGGAGGGAAGAGAACAAATTCAAAGAGGACTTGAACTGAGTAAGATAATTGAGAAAAATGAAGCTATTTTTCCTGTTCTCGTTCGTCAGATGTTTCAAGTTGGAGAGCAAACTGGAAAATCAGAAGAAGTTCTTCTCAAACTGGCAGGATTTTATGAAGAAGAAGTTGATCAGATAACAAAAAATCTTTCCTCAGTAATAGAACCCTTATTGATGCTTGTTATTGGGAGTGCTGTTGGATTCTTTGCTGTCGCTATGCTTCAGCCGATGTATAGTGTTATGAATTCTATTTAA
- a CDS encoding prepilin-type N-terminal cleavage/methylation domain-containing protein, producing the protein MKVFRFKTFFLRKEKNKKGFSLMESLMVIFIAGIITSSFFAAFTQGNRLINESKKKVTASSLANERMEMLRNLNYDDIGVVGGIPQGVFPGNEFIEKSGTEYRIFTDIRYVDDIYDGKQGGDPEDLVNTDYKIATVSVLWGAEAENQKVQFSSFFVPPGLESDSGTGTLSINIIDSSGAGVPSANVTIQNIPENISFSTSTDAVGNVFLPGSPQSQQLYKIAVEKNAFESVSTYPPYPTTEFTPVDEHASVFEGGVSNKVILIDKLSDIHFIAKTASGEIVPDVEFSLTGGRVIGSRAGTEEKVFGYEEDISLGIDGETDVLNLSPGQYAVEISEDMLPRYHFLSVSTSVFGEENVFSLNSDTHETIEILFLDTQASSLLVSVQNEQDNLGISGANVRIESSDGIFSKEKLSDQYGNAFFSLEDGIVLGETYTIEVSLEEYVSMNKDIVIQENMLLEKFLLQRE; encoded by the coding sequence ATGAAAGTTTTTAGATTTAAAACATTTTTTTTAAGAAAAGAAAAAAATAAAAAAGGATTTTCTTTAATGGAAAGTCTTATGGTTATTTTTATTGCAGGGATAATCACCTCTTCATTTTTTGCAGCATTCACTCAGGGGAATAGATTAATTAATGAATCCAAAAAAAAAGTTACCGCAAGTTCTCTTGCTAATGAACGGATGGAAATGCTTCGAAATCTTAATTATGATGATATAGGAGTTGTGGGAGGTATACCCCAAGGAGTTTTTCCTGGAAATGAATTTATTGAAAAAAGTGGCACAGAATATCGAATTTTTACTGATATTCGTTACGTTGATGATATCTACGATGGAAAGCAAGGGGGGGATCCTGAGGATCTTGTAAATACTGATTACAAAATAGCAACAGTATCTGTGTTGTGGGGTGCGGAAGCTGAGAATCAAAAGGTACAATTTAGTTCCTTTTTTGTTCCCCCAGGTTTGGAATCTGATAGTGGGACGGGGACACTTTCTATTAATATAATTGATTCTTCAGGAGCTGGTGTTCCTTCGGCAAATGTCACGATACAAAATATTCCAGAAAACATTTCATTTTCTACAAGTACGGATGCGGTGGGAAATGTTTTTTTGCCAGGATCTCCTCAATCGCAACAATTGTATAAAATAGCGGTAGAAAAAAATGCATTCGAATCAGTTTCTACATACCCACCGTATCCAACTACAGAATTTACTCCCGTTGATGAACATGCTTCTGTTTTTGAAGGTGGTGTTTCTAATAAAGTTATTCTTATTGACAAACTTTCTGACATTCATTTTATAGCTAAGACAGCGAGCGGTGAAATTGTTCCTGATGTTGAATTTTCTCTTACTGGAGGAAGGGTTATAGGAAGTCGAGCTGGGACAGAAGAAAAAGTTTTTGGATATGAAGAAGATATTTCTCTCGGAATTGATGGAGAAACGGATGTATTAAATTTGAGCCCTGGTCAATATGCTGTTGAGATTTCTGAAGATATGTTGCCTAGATATCATTTTCTTTCTGTATCCACGAGTGTTTTTGGTGAGGAAAATGTTTTTTCTTTGAATTCAGATACTCATGAAACAATAGAGATTTTATTTCTTGATACACAAGCATCTTCTCTTCTTGTTTCCGTTCAAAATGAACAGGATAACCTTGGTATTTCTGGAGCAAATGTTCGAATAGAAAGTTCAGACGGAATATTTTCTAAAGAAAAACTTTCTGATCAATATGGTAATGCATTTTTTTCTTTAGAGGACGGCATAGTTTTGGGAGAAACGTATACAATTGAGGTATCTTTGGAAGAATATGTATCTATGAATAAAGATATTGTAATACAAGAAAATATGTTACTAGAAAAATTCCTTCTTCAACGAGAATAA
- a CDS encoding prepilin-type N-terminal cleavage/methylation domain-containing protein, which translates to MKKTKKGMTLIEVIVAIGVFSIGMGLAVLLFVQSWNMYKISFSTGSMQFVASNGVQRIIDSIRNAQRSENGSYPIVSVDENEIILYSNVDDDEEIEKIRFFYSGSGIVREVRNSVFGTPPQYPAGYEISEEIIPYVINTADTPLFSYYNNENEKLTEPISLIDVKMVKVDLYVDENINRDPESINIESFASIRNLSQYEISN; encoded by the coding sequence ATGAAAAAAACGAAAAAAGGAATGACATTAATAGAAGTAATCGTGGCTATAGGAGTTTTTTCTATAGGGATGGGCCTTGCTGTTCTTCTTTTTGTTCAATCATGGAATATGTATAAAATTTCTTTCTCAACGGGGAGTATGCAATTCGTGGCTTCTAATGGAGTTCAAAGAATAATAGATTCTATTCGTAACGCACAACGATCAGAAAATGGTTCTTATCCAATTGTGAGCGTGGATGAAAATGAAATTATTCTTTATTCTAATGTAGATGATGATGAGGAAATAGAAAAAATACGCTTTTTTTATTCTGGCTCAGGTATTGTTCGAGAGGTGCGTAACTCTGTTTTTGGTACGCCACCTCAATATCCTGCTGGCTATGAAATTTCGGAAGAAATTATTCCTTATGTAATAAATACTGCAGATACACCTTTATTTTCTTATTATAATAATGAAAATGAAAAACTTACTGAGCCAATTTCTCTTATTGATGTGAAGATGGTAAAAGTAGATCTTTATGTAGATGAAAATATTAACAGAGATCCTGAGAGCATAAATATTGAATCATTTGCTTCTATTCGTAATCTTTCCCAATATGAAATTTCGAATTGA